A window of the Henningerozyma blattae CBS 6284 chromosome 10, complete genome genome harbors these coding sequences:
- the AHC1 gene encoding Ahc1p (similar to Saccharomyces cerevisiae AHC1 (YOR023C); ancestral locus Anc_5.603) → MSDEDMNGRQKKRHLPKEKVSKTELPSSNNKKKQRKLNSKNNLKCNPRNASKKTSKRSSLHSIDINSLSNISPSSLTDTCESIKRDEIIPNEQKDAISSGEKISNEMEATLNEKICNGSSIIRNHSTQNIKDPNSGASKEIQFKIAKTEILDSLHLHSILMFKDINKLNNDINKIDSQLKLLTHLHNDKNLIKKIKTSRKDLIENDKTYINSNSINDSTFQIERNQRLNIVAKLLKKLKVLNKTNHSPNDKDKTSNNHDGIITPFLNKHPFTTTFNDYKEWIDNMNPNTNYRNNIPSAFNYSASNSLNNIQILNSNANTRCSTPIQHPYLTRSKSLHNNSINATSMNSLDMINNNNNTNNHSSILQDTNLNQNIFNNSNNNITLCSNNNNNNNNNNNNNNNNNNNNNNNNNNNKNNNINFNLLEPTPRFNSHHKRNYSSSCLSSNSGIVGKTDDNLSIFQRYDGILVIITCSICKRNDFSSPQGIVNHARLKHSKNYPNQLAAVLSNQTLLTDKKQDPSVLEKFKDLDLDPKFDYLPSEIALPNNSSITKQYPPITFSASQSMNSSSNSLSTNNQLKRKINSSLIKSSNSNKDHIQLSTLEKIKVEPSDIPHLKDLYESYGLTKKNKQINEQVKQEDFEDLVQMINDASKDSHDIQQQPDNYTDSQEDIDSECNTKDSDETKDSDETKDSDETNESNSLSNIVENGSSSYILGTPQPGRNSSPNDDLEPISSRPISIGSDIPALFNEQPSKINLRISKSRGKERSSQHDSNTNTKTKSTPNVEIEVIVPEYDKRSSHYNLRAKSKLKSNTHFEG, encoded by the coding sequence ATGAGCGATGAAGACATGAACGGGAGGCAGAAAAAACGTCATCTTCCCAAAGAAAAAGTATCTAAAACTGAGCTCCCTTCTTCTAACAATAAGAAAAAGCAACGAAAGTTAAactcaaaaaataatttaaagtGTAATCCCAGGAATGCTTCAAAGAAGACTTCCAAGAGATCAAGTCTTCATTCGATAgatattaattcattatccAATATTTCTCCATCAAGTTTGACTGATACTTGTGAATCAATAAAGAGGGATGAGATAATACCCAATGAACAAAAAGATGCCATATCTTCCGGTGAGAAGATCTCTAATGAGATGGAAGCTACGTTGAATGAAAAGATTTGCAATGGAAGttctattattagaaaCCATTCCacacaaaatattaaagatcCTAATTCTGGTGCATCAAAGGAGATACAATTTAAGATTGCCAAAACCGAGATTCTAGATTCACTCCATTTacattcaattttaatgttcaaagatattaataaattaaataatgatatcaaTAAGATCGATtctcaattgaaattattaaccCATCTtcataatgataaaaatttaattaaaaaaatcaaaacttCTCGTAAggatttaattgaaaatgataagaCTTATATAAATTCCAATTCAATTAACGATTCAACATTTCAGATTGAAAGGAATCAAAGATTAAATATAGTTGCCAAATTGTTGAAGAAACTCAAGGTTTTAAACAAAACTAACCATTCTCCCAATGACAAAGATAAAACTTCAAATAACCACGACGGTATTATAACACCATTTCTTAACAAACACCCTTTTACGACAACTTTTAATGATTATAAAGAATGGATTGACAATATGAATCCTAATAcaaattatagaaataatattccatCTGCATTTAATTATAGTGcatctaattcattaaataacaTTCAAATTCTTAATTCTAATGCAAATACAAGATGTAGCACACCTATCCAACATCCATATTTAACTAGAAGTAAGAGTTTACATAATAATTCCATTAATGCTACTTCTATGAATTCTTTAGACATGataaacaacaacaataacacTAATAATCACAGCAGCATACTACAAGATAcgaatttaaatcaaaatatattcaataatagtaaCAACAACATCACATTATGCtcaaacaataataataataataataataataataataataataataataataataataataataataataataataataataataaaaataataatatcaactTCAATCTACTTGAGCCTACTCCCAGATTTAATTCACATcataaaagaaattacaGTAGCTCTTGCTTATCCAGTAATAGTGGGATTGTTGGTAAAACCgatgataatttatcaatatttcaaaGGTATGATGGTATATTGGTAATAATTACATGCTCAATTTGCAAGCGTAATGATTTTTCATCTCCACAAGGTATTGTAAATCATGCAAGATTAAAACATTCCAAGAATTACCCAAATCAATTAGCTGCAGTTCTATCAAATCAAACACTTTTAACTGATAAAAAACAAGACCCTTCagttttagaaaaatttaaagatttggaCCTTGATCCAAAATTCGATTATTTACCTTCTGAAATAGCTTTACCTAACAATTCCTCAATCACAAAACAATATCCACCAATTACTTTCTCAGCTTCACAATCGATgaattcttcatcaaattcattatcaacaaataaccaattgaaaagaaaaattaattcttcattaataaaatcaagtaattcaaataagGATCATATACAATTAAGCACTTTGGAGAAAATTAAAGTAGAACCTAGTGATATACCtcatttaaaagatttgtATGAGAGTTATGGTTTAactaagaaaaataagCAAATAAATGAACAAGTAAAACAGGaagattttgaagatttgGTTCAAATGATCAATGATGCTTCAAAAGATTCTCATGATATCCAACAACAACCTGATAATTATACTGATTCACAAGAAGACATTGATAGTGAGTGTAATACTAAAGACAGTGATGAAACTAAAGACAGTGATGAAACTAAAGACAGTGATGAAACTAACGAGTCGAATTCACTCTCAAATATCGTTGAAAATGGCTCATCTTCTTATATCCTTGGCACACCGCAACCTGGAAGAAATTCATCGCCCAACGATGATTTAGAACCAATCTCATCAAGACCTATATCTATTGGCTCAGATATTCCagcattatttaatgaacAACCttctaaaataaatttaaggATTTCGAAGTCTCGCGGGAAGGAAAGGTCCTCTCAACATGATTCAAATACTAatacaaaaacaaaatcaaCTCCTAATGTGGAAATAGAAGTTATTGTACCAGAATATGATAAAAGATCATCTCATTATAATCTAAGggcaaaatcaaaattgaAGTCAAACACTCATTTTGAAGGGTAA
- the RMT2 gene encoding protein-arginine N5-methyltransferase (similar to Saccharomyces cerevisiae RMT2 (YDR465C); ancestral locus Anc_5.589) translates to MSELHHLLTFPKRPITEEFYVKELNDLLKSGIPATYTLEQVAEFERNEKKKLEDPNYKEEESKSDDEESSSNTTPLHIMSRSLPKDLTKSEEEVILKLMDILFEYGAGWNFIDYENKTIGDLLLEWNSSVETPLYRRLVDAGVSAELLLRVINGGEVEFLDNDNFAEFEDNDANNSQEITTEQETAEVPQKIEPISADHEDATAAHSETFLNTKLEYTDDALVTKTNRDGVMMDWETNIMKLAANTLAPKHGATVINIGFGMGIIDTFLQQNKPAHHFICEAHPDVLSRMKKDGWYERPGVTILEGRWQDTIPTLFDLDEPVFFDGIYYDTFSEHYNDMLALYDTIVGLLQPEGVFSFFNGLGADRRICYDVYKKIVEVDVSQYGLKCTYETINVEQDDERWDEVRRSYYNCPVYYHPIIRFA, encoded by the coding sequence atgtctGAACTTCACCATCTTTTAACTTTCCCCAAAAGGCCAATTACCGAGGAATTTTATGtcaaagaattaaatgacCTTTTAAAGAGTGGCATTCCTGCTACTTATACTTTAGAACAAGTTGctgaatttgaaagaaatgaaaagaaaaaattagaagacCCAAACTATAAGGAAGAGGAATCTAAatctgatgatgaagaatcaTCTTCAAACACTACCCCTTTACATATTATGTCGAGATCTTTACCAAaagatttaacaaaaagtgaagaagaagttattctaaaattaatgGATATCTTATTTGAATATGGTGCTGGTTGGAATTTCATTGATTAcgaaaataaaactattggtgatttattattagaatggAACTCTAGCGTAGAGACACCTTTATATCGTAGATTAGTTGATGCTGGTGTAAGtgctgaattattattaagagTGATTAATGGCGGTGAGGTTGAATTtcttgataatgataattttgcagaatttgaagataatGATGCTAACAACTCACAAGAAATTACAACTGAACAAGAAACTGCTGAGGTACCCCAAAAAATTGAACCAATCTCAGCTGACCATGAAGATGCTACAGCTGCTCATTCAGAGacttttttaaatactaAATTAGAATACACTGATGATGCATTGGTGACAAAGACTAATAGAGATGGGGTAATGATGGATTGGGAAACTAATATTATGAAGCTTGCAGCAAACACATTGGCCCCAAAACACGGTGCAACTGTTATCAACATTGGTTTTGGTATGGGTATTATAGATACCTTTttacaacaaaataaaCCTGCCCATCACTTTATTTGTGAAGCTCATCCAGATGTTTTATCTCGTATGAAGAAAGATGGCTGGTATGAACGCCCTGGTGTTACAATATTGGAAGGCCGCTGGCAAGATACTATTCCAactttatttgatttagatGAACCAGTTTTCTTCGATGGTATATATTATGATACTTTTTCTGAACACTATAATGATATGTTAGCTCTGTATGATACTATTGTAGGGTTACTCCAACCCGAAGGTGTCTTTTCATTCTTTAATGGTCTAGGTGCTGATCGCCGTATTTGCTACGatgtttataaaaaaattgtcgAAGTAGATGTCTCCCAATATGGACTAAAATGTACTTATGAAACTATTAACGTTGAACAAGATGATGAACGTTGGGATGAAGTTCGTCGTTCTTATTACAATTGTCCTGTATACTACCATCCAATTATTCGTTTTGCATAG
- the TLG1 gene encoding Tlg1p (similar to Saccharomyces cerevisiae TLG1 (YDR468C); ancestral locus Anc_5.593) produces the protein MDNISDPFEEVVRDTKDQIRKLSSFQTPSNQTDEIIDDINEALIDLNSSISVMKQSNNIENTSMVSAREYEVQQLQHNFDTIKSNLQSANPTTATSTTDLETNRNEITEDNLDDFTIADPSQVLQQQMFREQSGQLDQLQYSLHNLQNQAHTMGTELNDQSELLDNLDEGVDTLTGKLARGRRQLEWVYEKNKEKWNDCCIILLIAALIILLILAVLI, from the coding sequence ATGGATAATATTTCTGACCCATTTGAGGAAGTTGTGAGGGATACAAAGGATCAAATCCGAAAATTAAGCAGTTTTCAAACCCCATCCAATCAAACAGATGAAAtaattgatgatattaatgaagCTTTAATTGACTTAAATAGTAGTATTTCCGTTATGAaacaatcaaataatattgaaaatacaaGTATGGTAAGTGCAAGAGAATATGAAGTTCAACAACTACAACATAACTTCGATACAATTAAAAGTAATTTACAAAGTGCTAACCCAACCACCGCTACCTCCACAACTGATCTTGAAACTAATCGTAATGAAATTACCGAGGATAATTTAGATGATTTTACAATAGCTGATCCATCTCAAGTATTACAACAACAGATGTTTAGAGAACAATCTGGCCAATTAGATCAACTACAATACTCACTAcataatttacaaaaccAAGCCCATACTATGGGAACAGAATTAAATGACCAAAGTGAACTACTAGATAACTTAGACGAAGGGGTTGATACCCTCACAGGAAAACTAGCAAGAGGTAGAAGACAACTAGAATGGGTTTATGAGaagaataaagaaaaatggaATGATTGCTGTATTATATTACTGATTGCTGCATTGATCATACTATTAATTTTAGCTGTCTTAATATAA